A genome region from Pseudanabaena sp. Chao 1811 includes the following:
- the rpsI gene encoding 30S ribosomal protein S9 yields MSDTERSNRAVYWGTGRRKTAIARVRLVPGEGKIVINGKPGDLYLQFNPSYISGVKAPLETLGLENEYDVLVNAHGGGVTGQADAIRLGVARALCELAPENRKPLKVEGYMTRDPRCKERKKYGLKKARKAPQYSKR; encoded by the coding sequence ATGTCAGATACTGAACGTTCTAATCGTGCTGTTTACTGGGGTACTGGTCGCCGTAAGACTGCGATCGCCCGTGTACGCCTTGTCCCTGGTGAAGGCAAAATCGTAATCAACGGCAAACCCGGTGATTTGTATTTGCAATTCAATCCTAGCTACATTTCAGGTGTTAAGGCTCCTTTGGAAACCTTAGGCTTGGAAAATGAGTATGATGTGCTCGTTAATGCTCATGGCGGTGGTGTTACAGGTCAAGCTGACGCAATTCGTCTAGGTGTTGCCCGTGCATTATGCGAACTTGCCCCTGAAAATCGTAAGCCTCTCAAGGTTGAAGGTTATATGACTCGCGATCCTCGTTGTAAAGAACGTAAAAAATACGGGCTTAAGAAAGCTCGTAAGGCTCCTCAATACTCGAAACGGTAA
- the rplM gene encoding 50S ribosomal protein L13: MTTTTLTPNKSYLPKDPDRKWYVIDAEGQRLGRLASAIAVILRGKDKPIYTPHLDTGDFVVVINAEKIAVTGKKSTQKLYRRHSGRPGGMKTETFDKVIARVPERVLEHAVKGMLPKNTLGRQLFTKLKVYKGASHPHEAQQPETLVINTIPSQK; this comes from the coding sequence ATGACTACAACTACACTCACTCCTAATAAAAGCTACTTACCTAAAGATCCAGATCGTAAGTGGTATGTTATCGATGCGGAAGGTCAGCGCCTCGGGCGGCTTGCTAGCGCGATCGCGGTAATCTTGCGCGGTAAAGATAAGCCTATCTATACGCCCCACTTAGATACTGGCGATTTCGTCGTTGTAATCAATGCCGAAAAAATTGCCGTAACTGGTAAAAAATCAACCCAAAAGCTATACAGAAGACATTCTGGTCGCCCAGGTGGAATGAAGACCGAAACCTTTGATAAGGTAATTGCCCGCGTACCTGAGCGCGTTCTTGAACATGCTGTTAAAGGCATGTTGCCCAAGAATACCCTCGGTCGTCAGCTTTTCACCAAGCTCAAGGTTTACAAGGGTGCTAGTCATCCCCATGAGGCTCAACAGCCCGAAACCTTGGTCATCAACACCATTCCATCGCAGAAGTAG
- the truA gene encoding tRNA pseudouridine(38-40) synthase TruA has product MILSADSDSVRRVALAIQYLGTHYYGWQRQPNHTSVQQTIEEAIAKICGKPTVVHSAGRTDTGVHAAAQVAHFDTSSVIPPQKWAKVLNSYLPEDILIFGSTEVASDWHARFSATWRRYRYTIYTAPIPNLFVRQFSWHYYHERLNEGLIHQALQPMLGEQDMAAFQRAGSSRPHSRLEVQEALCWRDGDFVHVEVQASGFLYGMIRLLVGQLIDVGRSRLSVEAFTSRWQEKRRIEVKYAAPPQGLCLLAIGYADNPFAEFASRKQTLGLTNDRAISLI; this is encoded by the coding sequence ATGATTTTGTCTGCTGATTCTGATTCTGTTCGTCGTGTGGCTTTAGCTATTCAATATCTAGGTACACATTATTACGGATGGCAAAGGCAGCCAAATCATACCTCAGTGCAGCAAACGATTGAAGAAGCGATCGCTAAGATTTGCGGTAAACCAACCGTTGTGCATAGTGCAGGTAGAACTGACACAGGTGTTCATGCTGCGGCTCAGGTAGCGCATTTCGATACTTCGAGTGTGATTCCTCCTCAGAAATGGGCAAAAGTCCTCAATAGCTACTTGCCAGAGGATATCTTGATCTTTGGCTCGACGGAGGTTGCCTCTGACTGGCATGCGAGATTTTCGGCGACATGGCGACGTTATCGGTACACGATTTACACCGCACCAATCCCGAATTTATTTGTAAGGCAGTTTAGTTGGCACTACTACCATGAGCGCCTTAATGAAGGGCTTATTCATCAAGCCTTACAGCCAATGCTCGGCGAACAAGATATGGCTGCATTTCAAAGAGCAGGTTCAAGTCGTCCCCATAGTCGTCTTGAGGTTCAAGAAGCACTATGTTGGCGAGATGGTGATTTTGTCCATGTGGAAGTTCAGGCAAGTGGTTTTCTTTACGGCATGATTCGTCTGCTAGTGGGACAGCTAATTGATGTGGGGCGTTCGCGTCTCAGTGTCGAAGCCTTTACTAGTAGATGGCAGGAAAAGCGTCGTATTGAAGTTAAATACGCAGCACCACCGCAAGGACTCTGCTTATTAGCGATCGGCTACGCCGATAACCCATTCGCTGAGTTCGCATCGCGCAAGCAAACTTTGGGCTTAACAAATGATCGGGCAATTAGCTTGATTTGA
- the rplQ gene encoding 50S ribosomal protein L17, producing MRHRCKTPQLNKAADQRKALLRALTTELILRGEIKTTRARANAVRTTADHIITLAKNGSLHARRQAIAYLYDISVKDGEPVSDRVQTKTKQEKLPEEERVTSLVDLLFSQAKERYADRNGGYTRIVRTVSRRGDNAEIAILQLV from the coding sequence ATGCGTCACCGTTGTAAAACACCCCAGCTTAATAAGGCTGCTGACCAGCGCAAAGCTCTCCTACGGGCTTTGACTACTGAGTTGATCCTCAGAGGCGAAATTAAGACCACTAGAGCAAGAGCTAATGCTGTTCGCACTACTGCTGATCACATCATTACCCTTGCTAAAAATGGTTCTTTGCACGCTCGTCGTCAAGCGATCGCCTATTTATACGATATCTCGGTTAAGGATGGCGAACCCGTGAGCGATCGCGTCCAAACTAAGACAAAACAAGAGAAATTACCTGAAGAAGAGCGCGTAACTAGCTTAGTAGACTTACTGTTTAGCCAAGCTAAAGAACGTTATGCTGATCGTAATGGTGGCTATACCCGTATCGTTCGCACGGTCAGTCGTCGTGGCGATAATGCCGAAATCGCGATTTTGCAACTGGTATAA
- a CDS encoding DNA-directed RNA polymerase subunit alpha — MAQFQVECVASHTEKDNSQYSQFVLEPLDRGQGITIGNALRRVLLSNLEGAAVTAVRIAGVNHEFATIPGVREDVLDLMLNLKELVLKSYSSAPQIIRLVERGPKLVTATSFHSLPSDIEIVNPNQYIATLSEGATLEMELTIERGKGYRSVDRSKEDHSSPIDTLKIDAVFMPVRKVKYEIRDARIGDAINKESLQIDIWTNGSITPQEALSQAASVLVSLFSPLQEITLAPSLPQERDEQDETKQIHIEELQLSVRAYNCLKRAQINTVADLLEYTQDDLLEIKNFGQKSAEEVMDALKQHLGLTLTESKSSKVL; from the coding sequence ATGGCACAGTTTCAGGTTGAGTGCGTTGCATCCCACACAGAAAAAGACAATAGCCAGTACAGCCAATTTGTACTGGAACCACTAGATCGGGGGCAAGGCATTACCATTGGAAATGCGCTCAGACGGGTATTGCTCTCCAATCTTGAGGGTGCGGCCGTCACTGCTGTTCGCATTGCTGGTGTCAACCATGAGTTTGCGACGATTCCAGGCGTGCGGGAAGACGTTTTGGATTTGATGCTCAACCTGAAGGAACTAGTGTTGAAGTCTTATAGCTCAGCACCACAGATCATTCGGCTGGTAGAGCGCGGTCCAAAGTTAGTCACTGCCACTAGTTTTCATTCTTTGCCATCGGACATCGAAATCGTTAACCCTAACCAATACATCGCTACCCTCAGTGAGGGCGCAACTTTGGAGATGGAACTAACGATTGAGCGTGGTAAAGGTTATCGTTCCGTAGACCGCTCTAAAGAAGATCACAGTTCTCCCATTGACACGCTCAAAATTGATGCTGTGTTTATGCCTGTGCGTAAGGTCAAGTATGAGATTAGGGATGCTCGGATCGGTGATGCGATCAATAAAGAGAGTCTCCAAATTGATATTTGGACTAATGGCAGCATTACACCTCAAGAAGCGCTTAGCCAAGCCGCTAGTGTCTTGGTGAGTTTATTCTCTCCCTTGCAAGAAATCACCCTTGCGCCTTCACTGCCCCAAGAGCGTGATGAGCAAGATGAGACGAAGCAAATTCACATTGAAGAATTGCAACTGTCGGTCAGAGCTTACAACTGTCTCAAACGTGCACAGATTAATACTGTGGCGGATTTGCTGGAGTACACTCAAGACGATCTACTAGAGATCAAAAACTTTGGTCAAAAGTCGGCTGAGGAAGTTATGGATGCGCTCAAGCAGCATCTAGGCTTGACCTTGACCGAATCTAAGTCTTCTAAAGTTTTATAA
- the rpsK gene encoding 30S ribosomal protein S11 yields MARQTTRRTGARKNKRNVPNGVAYIQSTFNNTIVTIADTVGDVISWSSAGASGFKGAKKGTPFAAQTAAESAARRAIEQGMRQVEVMVTGPGSGRETAVRALQAAGLEITLIRDITPIPHNGCRPPKRRRV; encoded by the coding sequence ATGGCTCGTCAAACAACACGTAGAACTGGCGCACGCAAGAATAAGCGTAATGTCCCTAATGGAGTCGCTTACATCCAGTCTACTTTCAACAACACTATCGTCACGATCGCTGACACCGTAGGCGATGTAATCTCTTGGTCTTCGGCTGGTGCGAGCGGCTTTAAGGGCGCAAAGAAGGGTACTCCATTTGCCGCGCAAACTGCCGCAGAATCTGCTGCCAGAAGAGCGATCGAGCAAGGAATGCGCCAAGTTGAAGTGATGGTTACAGGACCTGGATCTGGTCGTGAAACCGCAGTCAGAGCTTTACAAGCTGCTGGTTTGGAAATCACTTTGATTCGTGATATCACCCCCATCCCTCACAATGGTTGCCGTCCTCCTAAGCGTAGACGTGTATAA
- the rpsM gene encoding 30S ribosomal protein S13 — MARIAGVDLPRDKRIEIGLTYIYGIGLTSAKKILAATKINPDTRVKELTDVEVTTLRQEVESNFQVEGDLRRLEGLSIKRLVDIGCYRGRRHRMGLPVRGQRTRTNARTRRGGRRTVAGKKKAPGKK; from the coding sequence GTGGCTCGCATTGCAGGAGTTGACCTTCCTCGTGACAAGCGCATTGAAATAGGACTAACGTATATATACGGAATCGGTCTAACTAGCGCCAAAAAAATCTTAGCAGCTACCAAAATAAACCCCGATACGCGGGTTAAAGAACTTACTGACGTTGAAGTAACGACTTTACGCCAAGAGGTAGAATCCAACTTTCAAGTAGAAGGCGATCTGCGTCGTCTCGAAGGTTTAAGCATCAAACGCCTAGTAGACATCGGCTGCTACAGAGGTCGTAGACATCGTATGGGACTTCCTGTGCGTGGACAACGTACCCGTACCAATGCTCGTACCCGTCGTGGCGGTCGTCGCACTGTTGCAGGTAAGAAGAAGGCTCCAGGTAAGAAGTAA
- a CDS encoding LabA-like NYN domain-containing protein translates to MLPFEQDSGFKPDQILENRGRVAIFIDGSNLFYAALQLGIEIDYTKLLLCLTDGSRLLRAFFYTGVDRTNEKQQGFLLWMRRNGYRVISKELVQLPDGSKKANLDVEIAVDMMALIGSYDTAVLVSGDGDLAYAVDAASYRGVRVEVVSLRSMTSDHLINVADRYVDLEAIKEDIMKISRPQSPSSAPAIASYSYRPISGIGSIDSDRD, encoded by the coding sequence ATGTTACCGTTCGAGCAAGATTCTGGCTTTAAACCAGACCAAATTTTAGAAAATCGAGGGCGTGTTGCCATCTTTATTGATGGTTCTAATCTTTTTTATGCAGCTCTTCAGCTAGGTATCGAAATCGACTACACCAAGCTGCTTTTATGTCTTACTGATGGCTCTCGTTTACTCAGAGCTTTTTTCTATACAGGGGTAGATCGCACCAATGAAAAGCAACAAGGCTTCTTATTGTGGATGCGCCGTAATGGCTATCGAGTAATTTCTAAAGAGCTTGTCCAACTTCCCGATGGTTCTAAAAAAGCGAACCTTGATGTGGAAATTGCTGTGGACATGATGGCCTTGATTGGTTCCTATGATACAGCCGTTCTTGTTAGTGGCGATGGGGATCTCGCCTATGCCGTTGATGCTGCTAGTTATCGGGGTGTGCGCGTTGAGGTAGTCAGTTTGCGCTCAATGACTAGTGATCACCTGATCAATGTTGCTGACCGCTATGTCGATCTCGAAGCGATTAAAGAAGATATTATGAAAATATCACGTCCACAATCTCCTAGTTCCGCCCCTGCGATCGCTAGTTATTCCTATCGCCCAATTTCTGGGATAGGATCGATCGATAGCGATCGCGACTAG
- the metG gene encoding methionine--tRNA ligase: protein MSLEPIALTTPLFYVNDRPHIGSAYPTIAADAFARFYRLKGHPVMFVTGTDEHGQKIQRTAEKNNLSPQEHCDRTVAEFYTLWEKFNIRFDRFTRTTAPKHQAIVNEFFQRVYDSGDIYLNQQKGWYCVACEEFKEERELPSTHHCPIHTNVVCEWRDEPNYFFRLSKYQDALDQFHEANPDFIQPDSRRNEVLGFMKQGLQDFSISRVNLDWGFPIPNDPTHTIYVWFDALLGYVTALLDPEDEPTLKNALKKWYPFNLHIIGKDILRFHAIYWPAMLMSAGLSLPKRVFGHGLLTKDGLKMGKTLGNTIDPYDLVDRFGADAIRYYFLKEIEFGKDGDFSEERFISIVNADLANSLGNLLNRSLGMANKYCQGTIPANDPSDPSEVSNLIKPVIEQASNLGDRVAIDYQNLNFRAACEKILELIWNCNKLIDETTPWKQFKAGKQKEVNETLYALLESVRIAVYLLSPITPSLSIASYQQLGLSFDETNPPDWSHTNWGILQSGLPLSSPTPIFQRIEKTGD from the coding sequence ATGTCTTTAGAACCGATTGCTTTAACTACACCACTTTTTTACGTCAACGATCGCCCACATATTGGCAGTGCCTATCCGACGATCGCTGCCGACGCTTTTGCACGGTTCTATCGGCTCAAAGGTCATCCTGTGATGTTTGTGACAGGCACAGACGAGCATGGACAAAAAATTCAGCGCACTGCCGAAAAAAATAATCTATCGCCCCAAGAACATTGCGATCGCACTGTTGCAGAATTTTATACACTCTGGGAAAAGTTTAATATTCGCTTTGATCGCTTTACGCGCACCACTGCACCCAAACATCAAGCGATCGTTAACGAATTTTTTCAACGGGTCTACGATTCGGGCGACATTTACTTAAATCAGCAAAAAGGCTGGTACTGCGTCGCTTGCGAAGAATTTAAAGAGGAGCGAGAACTGCCCTCCACCCATCATTGCCCGATCCATACCAATGTTGTATGTGAATGGCGCGACGAACCGAACTATTTTTTCCGCCTATCTAAATATCAAGACGCACTCGATCAATTTCACGAAGCTAATCCTGACTTTATTCAGCCTGACAGTCGCCGCAACGAAGTTCTCGGCTTTATGAAGCAAGGCTTGCAGGACTTTTCGATCTCTCGTGTGAATCTTGACTGGGGTTTCCCGATTCCTAACGATCCCACCCATACTATTTATGTTTGGTTTGATGCTTTGCTTGGTTATGTGACAGCTCTGCTTGATCCTGAGGATGAGCCGACTCTAAAAAATGCCCTCAAGAAGTGGTATCCCTTTAATTTGCATATCATTGGTAAAGATATCTTAAGATTTCATGCGATTTACTGGCCAGCGATGTTGATGTCGGCGGGACTATCTTTACCAAAGCGCGTATTTGGTCATGGTTTGCTGACAAAGGATGGTCTCAAAATGGGCAAGACCTTAGGCAATACGATTGATCCCTATGATCTCGTCGATCGCTTTGGTGCAGATGCTATTCGGTACTATTTCTTAAAAGAAATTGAATTTGGCAAAGATGGTGACTTTAGCGAAGAGAGATTTATCTCAATTGTCAATGCTGATCTCGCTAATAGTCTTGGCAATTTGCTCAATCGCAGTCTAGGAATGGCAAATAAATATTGTCAAGGAACTATACCTGCAAATGATCCCAGCGATCCCAGTGAGGTATCAAATTTAATTAAACCAGTTATCGAACAGGCATCAAATTTAGGCGATCGCGTGGCAATTGATTATCAAAATCTTAATTTTCGAGCTGCTTGTGAAAAAATCTTAGAGTTAATCTGGAATTGCAACAAATTAATTGATGAAACTACACCGTGGAAGCAATTTAAAGCAGGAAAACAAAAAGAAGTTAACGAAACTTTGTATGCTTTATTAGAATCTGTGCGTATCGCTGTTTATTTGCTTTCACCGATTACACCAAGCTTGAGTATTGCTTCCTATCAACAATTAGGCTTAAGTTTTGATGAAACTAACCCACCTGATTGGAGTCATACAAATTGGGGAATACTACAATCAGGGCTTCCCCTTTCCTCCCCAACCCCAATCTTTCAACGTATTGAAAAAACTGGGGATTAG
- a CDS encoding nucleoside deaminase: MKNLQTHQNCMDQAISLAQQAGEAGEIPVGAIIVDNQGSAIATGVNRKERDQDPTAHAEIVAIREASRILRDWHLTGCTLYVTLEPCPMCAGAILQARISTLVYGADDPKTGSIRTVANLPDSPVSFHKLEVIAGIRERECQELLQAWFKNLRI, from the coding sequence ATGAAAAACCTACAAACTCATCAAAATTGCATGGATCAAGCGATCTCCTTGGCGCAACAGGCAGGAGAGGCGGGAGAAATTCCTGTAGGGGCAATTATTGTCGATAATCAAGGGAGTGCGATCGCCACAGGGGTAAATCGCAAAGAGCGAGATCAAGATCCTACTGCCCATGCTGAGATTGTAGCGATTCGTGAGGCTTCGCGCATATTAAGAGATTGGCATCTAACGGGTTGCACCCTCTATGTCACTTTAGAACCCTGTCCCATGTGTGCAGGGGCAATTTTGCAAGCGCGGATTAGTACTTTAGTTTACGGTGCTGATGATCCCAAAACAGGCTCAATTCGCACAGTAGCCAATTTACCCGATAGTCCCGTGTCTTTTCACAAGTTGGAAGTAATCGCAGGAATTCGCGAGAGAGAATGCCAAGAATTATTGCAAGCTTGGTTTAAAAATCTCAGAATTTGA